Below is a genomic region from Gasterosteus aculeatus chromosome 2, fGasAcu3.hap1.1, whole genome shotgun sequence.
GTCTTTATGGAGAAACACAGGTTAACATGGGAGACCCTGCTAGTAAATTCAATAAAGTTGTGTAACGCCAAAGGGCGGAGGATGAGCTACTGACTCTGCTCGTTGCCGAGGGGCTGCTCCAGCATGGCGAGGATCACCGAGTTGTCCAGGACGAAGTAGCGGAAGTTGCTGGCTCCTGTGGCGCCGAGTCGGGCGTAGCGAATCAGGGTGTCTTCATTCAGcaggctgcaggtggaggaggttcCGCTCGGGGAAGGGAAGGCCCCCAGCACCTGCATGATACTGGGAAACACCAAAGCCACTGGGTCATTTTGCTTAAACAAACTTAACAATGCGGCTAACCATGTTTGCCTGCCACACTAGTCGACCCTAAAGCTCTTTTAACTACGGTCTTTTGATTGTTCTAAACAGATCTGATTAGATCATAGATTGCGCCGAAACATTCGGCCACGCGAATCGCCAACGATTCGCGCGGCCGAcatattttggttttaaaaaccGGGAAAAGGTTTGCAGGTTTGATGTATAGAAAATCTCACCAGGACAAAGCTGCCTCCGCGGCGTCCTTCACCCTCATGGAAGCTGGGTTGTGCTCCTTCTCCCCTTTATGACGCACCTCCAGTTCCTGTCGGGACTTGCTGCCGGAGATCCCCAGCTCCACGATCTCCAGGACCTCCACCAAACAATCCTGATGCAGAAAGGCAACGCCAACTAACCTCAGAGCAGGAATACTTATTCTTCTTCCCACACACACGTCGCAAGGAGTCCAGTTTTAtgtatgcttttcttttttttttttacgcaaaCAACGTATCGGAAGGAAATTCAAATTGGACTTTTAAATGTACCTTTTCATCCAGCATGTCGGGGTGCTCTGTGAGCCACACGCACAGAAACTGGAAGGCGGCGACGATCATGGAGTGGAGGTCTCGGGACTGGAGGGGAGCGGGGCGACTGCACTGGTACACGATGTAGCCACATATGGAGCTGACGGCACGTTTGCGGTCGGCAGAGTCCACTCCCACCTTCACCTGGTTGGGGCACATATACAAAACATTGAAGAAACAAGTTCTTTGTTTGATCCACATGTGAACAGTTTTTGTGTGCTGCGTTAATACGGAACATTTGATTATACGCGTTTTTTAAGGAATAGTTTACATTGATTGGACCGATCACTAGCCTCTGCTCTTGCTGCCTCTTAGCACTCTTCATTTATATCACATCAAGTGCCGTGTATTTACATTGTATAGCCAGGTCTGTCCTACTATTCCACTATGCTGCACTGAGAGAGCAGATGCAGCGGTTAACTGGGAAAAGCTGTACTGCCAACACCAGGCTGGGAAATTGCAGACTGTATCCAGGAACTTCCCTCCCTCTGCTACCTTGTGGTACTGTGTTGACAGTTTAGAGTTTCTCCCTTGGGATCAACTTTCTATTTTAGAAGTGGACTTGATCCACCTGAAAGCACCATCCTATTGTTTGTACATTTACCTTGGCAAGCCCAGCCAGCAGCTCCAGGGCAGCCAGTGAAATGCTCATGTCTTGCCGCCACTGGGAGTTGAGTCTCTGAGTGACAAGGTGGATACTGCGCACCAGCAGGCCGGCCGCCGTATCTGGAAGAGCTAGACCATATAACACCCCGAAATACCAAACACCGCAGAGAGTAGAGCAAAGCAGGATTCAGGCAAAGCAGCAAACATGTCCAGGTAAACAGTAGAAATGACATACTGAAAACACATGCATTTAATTaacagtttgaaatgaataGAGCACACAATGTGCTGAATTATAGAGAGTGGACACACTGCTGAGGGAAAAGGGCTGAGCGATCACGTTCTGACTACCTCTACGCACGATACAATAAGCAAACTGATTATTAATAACTAGGCCGACCTGATTGAAGTTCAACAAATACTTTAACGGTAAGATTGGTATGTTTTGGGAGTGGGAGCTTCTTAGTGCGAGGCCGAGCACTTTAAATGGACGCACATTGACGGTCAGGAGTTCCCCCGGATGATTACATTGCTGCCCCCATGTGAGCGGCTGCCAGCTGCAGGGAGCTCATCCCCCGCTGTGCAGAGCAACATcccttctctcaggctggaaGTAGAACTTAAATGAATTGTGTTGAACGACTGAATGTAAAGTTGAGTAAAtagtttgatttaaaaaaaaggtatcaacTAGTGGAAGTAACAGAACCTTAGGTAAAGGCTGTGAATTATCCCTCTGCCtggttcattttcattttgtccaATAACACTCCCGTCTGTTAACCTTCATTTTTGTCTATTTTGTCCCGTAGAAAGTCATTTTCTTTAAAGCTGACTATCCGTGTCTGGTTTCTACTATCTTGGGAAGCTGACGGTGTAGAACGACAACAGTTTCTGTACGTAGACTGTGACTCCGTACTCCTTTCCTCATGATGAGCATGCGAGCTGTACGTAACAACCGTCCCCAGATCGCTGCCCCACTCCCAATCTGCTTCGTCCTGCCCCTCACAACTCAATGTAACCAGGAATACTCCAGTTTCCTGCAGGACAACGTTTCACATAAGCTGCACAGTCTAGAGTGAAAATAGCTGGAAACTTGAAAGCAAAATAAAGGGACAGTGATTATTACatattagaaagaaaaaaaaatatcgcAATGCCAACACATTCATTTAGCCCAACATCGCTCAGCCCTTCcaaggaaaagacaaaaatctttttaaatgccgagggaaggaggggggcgtggggggagggagagcaatCAGCAGCACAGCATCACAGCAAATACCGTTGGCATCACCTACAAAGGCATTTTACCCAACGCTTCTTAACTCTGCATACCACTTTAACCACGTGAGCTATGAAGAACAAATGTGTTAATTCAACAAGTCACATGTTCTGTGCATTGCTCAGCAAGTCGGCACTGATCACACAAAGCCACTTTTAATGGGGATCTGTGTTAAAACGGCCCGGCACCACGGTGTTAGTTCAGGTGGAGCGGCCCGGCGCCTTACCGTAGTCTCGAAGCAGGGCCTGGGCGGGGCGCTCGGAGTCCGGGCTGGTGGCCTCCGTGCTGCCCCCGCTGGTGAAACTAATGCCGCTGTTGGTCCGGCTGTGACTCTGACTCCTGGCGGTGGCGTGGCTCCCGTCTATGCTCCCCTACAcgacacagagagaaacacagcGGCCTTGATGTCCAGTGCGTCGCGCTGCTTCCGGCCTTGTGGCGTGTTAGTCGCTCACAAGTAAGATCACAGGAGTAACCGGAGCTTTACCGTTTCAGTCTGAGCACCTATGGACTCCAGCAGCGCGGAGTCTTGAACGATATTTAGCATCGCACCTGAGAGGGGAAGAAGGGCCAATAATTATAGAAGACATTGAGTCATTTCTAAAGTTTTATTAAATTTATTAAAACAGTCAAAATCTGTTTGAGACAGCATGAAGGAACTGCAGTGTGCAGGCCAAATAAATATGCCAGTAGATACCCAGAATGAGCTGCGTGTTGGTGGGGTCCGTCTCTGTCTGAAGGGCACCGATGAGGACGTTGACGAGACGTAGTCTCAGGGACAGGAAGGACACAGGCTGGTCATGAGGCCATCCATCCTCCTCATTGAACTTTCCTTCCAACAGAACCTAGAGAACAGACGGGTTTTCTTTTGAACTTCAAGCTACTTTTCAGTACggaaaaagcttttttaaatgaggaaaaagaaattcaaatgaCTCTGCAAAGCCCAAAACTGCACTTTTTCAAATAagatttcaaataaatgaaattgaaaCCTCCGATTTGATGTTGCCAAAATGGTGCGGCAATGGCAGGATGGCGAGCAGGATGTTGATGGAGGCTCGCCTCAGGTCGGTGGGATTTACATACATCTTGAATTTGGACAGCTCCCTGATAAGAGAAACAAATCCCATCAAAACCTCTGAAGAGTAATGTCACTAAAACCATAGTAGTGTGAGAATAACCTGTCCGGCACTATGGTCTCCAGCGCAGCTATGAAGTAGGGGACGACCACATTGATGCCCTTCAGGTCAGTgcagaagagagaggaagagttgAGAATGATCGAAGCCAGAACTGGTCTACAGATGAAATCAGAGATCTGCAGACCCTGAATCAGGATCATGTAgaacctgcagaaagacaaacagTTGCAGTTGAAAATCCCGACACTCATAGTTGGACAtgataaaaacataaaagaaataaGAGACTAGGGTACCTGGACAGGTAAACAGGCAGGATTTCCTCTCCAGTTTTCTTGCTACAGAAGATGCGGCAGAGAGTCCCGCAGGCCTCGGCTCGTCCCGCCTCGTAGCTCTCTGGGAACTCGTTGGCGTCGAACATGGGGTTGGACACCATGGATTCGGTGGACATTTGGGAACCCTTCCTCCTCAGGTCCATGCCTACTTGGGTGGCTACCGCTGTAGAAAGGCCGAAGACACAGAGAATGAAAGGGACCCTGGATCTTAACATGGTCACCAGTACACATGCAGGTATGAGAAACAGGCAAACAAAGACGTGTAGCTGCTATATGCACACCACAAAAACAAGGAAACGTAGTTGAaattaaaacaggaaaaaagcACCATTTAGCAGACACCTAATCACTAAGACTAAATAAACACACGCTGACATAATAACAAAGCATTATAAAAGGGAACTCTGACACAAAGAGTTTGCCTTAAAAGTCCCATCTATTTGTCTGGTCTATTAGTGCGCTAGTaacaaaatgaccacaaagcAAAATCCCTGTGTCAGCTCCCTCTGATATGACACTCGCTCACTGGAGCTACAGAACATCTTCTTCATGCCAATACAAACAAAACTTAAGTGAACCAACAATACAAAAGGAAACCATAAGTAACCAGACATTGATGCTGAAATTAAGGggtctaaaacaaaaataataggGATTAGTGTGAcccaaaggaaataaaatgataacTTATAAAACAGGGCAACGTTATGGTCGAGACAAGTGGTCTGTTGGTGAAACCCATTCCATCACCTTTGGAGAAACGCTGAGAGAACGCTGGTGGACTTTTATGTATGACAGGCAGTGGGAACAAAAAACAATGGCGATGATCATGAGGAAAATCAACTAAAAAAGCGGGTAAGATTTGTCAAGAAACGCAAATCAAGTGAGGGAAAACAAGCTGCCATTCCTACTTACAAGATTTGTAAGAAAGGAGAATTTGGATAAAAGAGGCTGCAAGATAACAGAAATAGTGGAGAGACACAAAATCAAAGCAGAGCCAATATTTTGGGATCAATTCATATAAGGCATGAattgggttcttttttttttttcgctctcCTCATACATGACGTTTGACCCGTTACAACTCTTTAACATTAATAACAGTAGACACATGCAGGACACTACaccaaaaagaggaaaagaaatggaACTGTAGGTGTTGTGAGTGGCCGTATGACGTCCGTAGCATATGATTAGTCTATATGTGGTTCTAGCCAACAGTTGGTTTGTGTACATGGATTAGAATCAGATGGAAATCTCATACCAGGTCACTTCTAACCGAAaccctctaacccccccccccaaaaaaagcacaaagacgTCTTAGAGaagatgggggaaaaaaagaaaagtaaaaaggatATCCCAAAGACATacagtaataaaacaacaacaacaacagacaccAAAAAACAGGTAACTCCACAAAAACGACATAGTGCTAAAACGCCAAGGAAACGCCCACCTGCACATGCATTGATGGAAGGGTAGAAACCACCGCCTCGTCTTACCGGTCATGCTGGGGTCTCGGCTGAGGCCGCTGTGGAGCTTACAGTGGACCAGCGCGGCGTCGAAAAGCCACTGGCCAAAAAGATTAAGGATGCTGTTGACCTTCGGCCGCGCTGGGGCCGGCAGGGGCCGAGTCTCCCAGCTGCTCTGGTTGGGACTGGACAGCAGAGTCGGGGAGGAGgacgtctgctgctgctgctgctgctgctgctgctgctgggatgcTTTGGTTGGTTGACTACCGCTGCCCTGCAGGGTGGGGAGGGTATATCGGATTAGGCTGCTGACAACATGACTGACGCAACTAACAGACGACACGCAGAAAGGTTGGATAAGAAGATTCTATCGCTTTCAGAAATGGTTCACAATTGAAAAATTAAGAAACAAACCGCAATCATGCCGCATGTAATCCTTTCTACTGCGCTGATTTGGTGGACCACCATTAACCTTCTATTAGGAATAATTAGCATATCAATTCTTGAGTTATTCCCAATAACTTTTTTTCCGTGTGACACCAAAGAGAGGTCTTACAACCTTTAcaacatttacaacatttgCGTCATTTGTTACTCACGGTTGAGCTCTTGCTCGTGGTTTTGTTGACCACCGTGTGTCGCTGCTTGCGGCTGTGAGGGGGCGTGGTGTTGGCGATGGAGGGGGGCGGAGACATGCTCATTCTGTTGACCGGGGTGGGCGGAGCACTGTCCGCTCTGGGGCGTGATATACCTGTCGACGGGAAGGTAGAATAAGCTGGGAACGGAAGTGAGCATCTTTCCCTTCACAACGACGGACTAAAGAGATTTCCGATTAGCaaacgagaagaaaaaaaaaaagaaaattctccATCCTTCAACTTTTCCAGAGGAGAGAACTTGTTATGGTTAAATGGAATCATTTGAAGCATTTTTCCCCATTTCTGATGTTataagagagaagagaaaacgaGATAGCTTCAGAGTTGGCGTGATCATAAACAGTATTCATTCATCTACATGCAAGACAATGGTTAGATACAAATCAGCAGTAATTGACATCCATCCGTGTTGATTTTGGCACCCACAAGAGACCCCTCCTTATTGATCCGGTGGGTTAATCGGAATGTCTGGTGCTGTATCATTTTAGAAGCCCAGTTGGTTGTATCATCTCCATGAAACAACCATTGCACTATACGGTGTGTCAGCGGATGTCTGTACCATGAGAGAGCAGCACTGGACAAAAAGAGAACACCCTCTCCCGTACGTCTCTCTTTTCAACAGAGACACCTACAGTGTAAAGAGAAAAAGATCACACCCACATGTTTCTATTATCGAGTCACATGTTTCATCCTGAGGTTAACAACTATTTAAAGATGCTTGGAATTTAAAGGTTTTAAGAAGACTTTCATGGCATTTTAACTACAAACTACTATATTTTCTAATTAGTTAATCACTTTTGTGAAACCTTTTCTAAACAATATGGCCATTTAAGCTTTTTGGATgtatttttcttcccctccaggACCCATTGATTTTATTATAGCATGAAAATGACCCCTTTTTTCAACTTGAACATGTAAAGAGATCAAAATTAACAGGATTTCTACTTGATTTTTGTCAGAGTACCATCACCTTTGCAGGGGTGGCAAGAGCATTTGAAACCCTAAAACACATTGTGTAATGTTCACGGTTTGCAGTGCTTTGGCTAAAATGTGCACGGAGTGTTCAATGACATGTGACTGAGCTGTTGTTCATTCATACCTAAGAAGGCGTCCACTAAGCAGCTGATGCCCCTCATGGCCCTGAAGAAAATCTGGGGCAGCTGTTTCAAACACGGATGCAGCACCACTTCATGAGGCAAGCCGCTGGAGTTGAGGAACTGTTCCTGGAATTTTGGAGTGGTGCTCACTATCGCAGGGTTGCTCAGGTCCACCGGGTTGCTACCGAAATAAGCAAATTGACTGATAAGCAAAATAGCttaagaggagaaggagatgtgAGGTACTTCTGGGTACAACCCAACccataaaaaacaataataagaaataaataaatactaataaTCTGTGTCCATTTGAGTTAGTGTGATTGGGAGAGAACAGATATTTTTCAGGTTAGAACCAAGACAAATTAGGGCTAATGTACCTGAGCATGTGGAGAAAGCGGTACCACGTCTGTGCCACGCAGTCGTGATCCATATCTAGAGGGATCAGGCTGGCGTCCTCGTCGGGGACTTTGAAAGGTGGGAAGGATGGTCCGTGGGTGCAGCGCAGCAGCCTGAAACCAAAGAGTGAGCAAGGAATGCAAAGATCACACTCAGTAGATAATCACTACTGCAACCACTGATATATTTCCTTCTTCAGAGGCAATAATCCTATGTTTTGCTATGGATTACATAAACAAACTATCTTAGCTCAAATCAACCCCCTCAACAAGCTTTCCTAGCACTAAATCCAAGATGAAGCTGAGTTGATGCCTTTCCCACCTGGAGGTCAGCGCGCAGGCCACTCTGCTCCACTGCTCCACGACAGGAGGGTGGTGTCTCCAGTTGGCCAGCATCTCCCTCGACGTCTTCCAATAAGGTGGCGTGGGAAAGCAGCGGGCGCACGCCAGCAGCCAAACCTCAAACAGCACGGCCACCAACTTCTCTGCTAGTTTCTCAGCCACCCCGACTGAAAGAAATCAGGGGATTATTGGATTTCAGTCATCATTCTTAATAGCTAACCAAGTGCAGTGGGAGGGGCTGTGTCGTGCAGTGGCATGTCGTACCTCCGACAGTGGGAGGGGCCAGTAATGTGTCGTTGATGCGAAGCAGGAAGAGCAACAGCACCTCCCACGTTTCCCTCACCATGGAAACGGACTCTCGTGCCAGTTTCTGGACTGCCGAGAGAACCTGCTGGCAAAGCCTGATGTGGTTCAGACTGTGTTGTTCAGGCCTGGAGGGGGAAACGGAGCGTTTGAAATGAAACGGTTAAAGGGGAAAtcggggagagagaaagagtacAGAACACTTGTCCGGGATCCACTGTACGTAGGGTTACTACAGCTGCAGGCATGGTTCAATAACAAAAGTGTTTATTCAAATTTCAGAACCACAGTTAATGGAGGAAGGGGACTGTTCTGACGTACCTCGGTACAAAGACGTTGTAGAGATGTTTGAGGATGGTCTGGACGTACATATTGGGCTCCTTGACCACAGGCTGAGGCATGGAATCCCTGGGCGACACCAGGGCCATCATCCAGTCTGTGTACACGTCCACACACAGCTTGACGGTGTCCCCCTCCAGGGGGAGGGTGAGGCCGTAGCACAGCACCTCCATGGTCCATTTTACCTACGAGCCAGAACGTTTCCATTCATTTGCATGAATTTCAATAAGTCTTATGTCATTGGTTTATGACACATAAGGCATTTCAGCAGTTTCCTATTCCTCAGTATTCCCATACTACGATTGAGGAGATGAGCATATCTGATTTACTGCCTCACATGAAGGATGCTCAAAGCTTTAGAGTGAGATGATGATGGCAATAACAACCTGCCGTGTTTCTGATAATGTTATTATAATGTTATTCtggctaaataaaaaaacagaccgGCTATTCAAAAGAGAAATAACTCCTGACCAACCAGATCATCATTGCCCAGTCAATGTATCATTTGAACACTGATGTAAATGCATCAAAGACAGCCGTGAAGACCACAGATGTCTGGCTCACTGCGAGCTGTGTGGTTTACTTTCTGGTTCATCAGAGCAGGTTAACAGTTcattattgttttattcttcATGAAACACAGTCTTTATAATACAGTTTGGGAAAATTCCTATTGAGACAATAGTAATAAGAGTTGTATCACTCATGAACAGGACTATGAAGTGCAGGGAGGAggatgttgctgttgtgtttcagGTCTACAAAAGAGAAGCCATCACTCCACAACTTTAACAGCGGTACCTGGACAACTGTTAAGGCTTATGAGCTCGCTGAACGGACGCAAATAAATAAAGCCTGATCCCCTGTGCGTGCAACCTCCTGACACAAACGCACATAACCAACACAGCATGGGGTGTTTTCCACAAAGTGGTTGGGCAGCTTGTCGAGATGCAGAATACACAGAAACAAGTTGAtagcagagagagaagggggcaACGGCGACGCGTGTGTTTCCCACCTCCTTGTCCGTCTTGAGGATGTTCTCCGTGGCGACGGGGCTCACCGCTGTGCCCAACGGCTTGACCACAGCATTGGCCACCTCCGTGCCCACGCTGGTGGGATAGGTGTTCAGAACGCTGAGGTGGCCCTGGTCACTCTGCACCACCAACTGCAGCGAGCGCCACTCGGAATACATGCTGCGGATGTCTGCTGCCCTCTACTCACGCCTCCTGCCTCCACCTGCGGACACAGGAATCGTTTTCAATCCTCTCAGAGCCGAGTAAAGCGAAAAGGAGAGGCGATCACTTCCTCTACCGATAGAGCTGCATCCTCATTAACGGGAACGGGATGTCAATGTGTAACGCTGCTGACCGAGTAGAATACGCCCATACAGTGCGGTATTCTATTGGATAATCGCTTGGATCCAACTGTAAGGGATCAAAGTTGCATTAATCGGTAGAACTTCCAATTGGTTGACGTTAACTGAATCACTCTTACGTCACTCAGATGAAGCGTATTTCGGTAACGTTGGAGGGAAACTGCAATATCGAACGGTAACGTCAGTTACTGCGTTAACAATACGTAACGTTAGCGTAATACAATCGTTTTAGTAAATGATAATTTGGCGCAataagaaataacaaaaacGTGTAAACAGTCCGAATACACGTATACTTAATGTAATGTCCCAAACTTCGACTATAACGTTAGTTTGACAGGAAGCAGGACTCATCCGGCAGTCCGGTTTTTTATGCTACTGCTCCGGCTAACGTTACGTTCTCTCCTTTAGGAGATATTAAAAAGTATCAAGGCTGACATTATACAACATTATATACAAGCTACATTGTGTGCACCGTAAGCTTAAACGTAGACACGCTGCATGTGTATCCTAAACTCCTTTCCTCGTTGATAACAACCCGAGGAATCACAACCAGGAAACGGTTCAGAAAATTATTAGCTTGCTAACGTCAGTTAGCATTGACATCAAAACATCTTTCTCTCCTTGCTGGTGACGTTAGCTGACGTTACCTGCTGGCTGGCTTCTGTGTGCCTCTCTTGATTAAACCAGAGGCTGCTGTTGGGATAAACCCTGCTGTTCTATACACTAACGTATCATTTGGAGATCTGACAGTACGCTGTTAGCTAACGATATTTGCACAGACGTTGCTAGCGAGTTTGGCTAATACTCGCTAACCCGTTCGTTGGCATCAACGTTAGCTAAGCTAGCTGTCATTTAGCTAGCTACCTAACTT
It encodes:
- the LOC120829788 gene encoding ral GTPase-activating protein subunit beta isoform X13; this encodes MYSEWRSLQLVVQSDQGHLSVLNTYPTSVGTEVANAVVKPLGTAVSPVATENILKTDKEVKWTMEVLCYGLTLPLEGDTVKLCVDVYTDWMMALVSPRDSMPQPVVKEPNMYVQTILKHLYNVFVPRPEQHSLNHIRLCQQVLSAVQKLARESVSMVRETWEVLLLFLLRINDTLLAPPTVGVGVAEKLAEKLVAVLFEVWLLACARCFPTPPYWKTSREMLANWRHHPPVVEQWSRVACALTSRLLRCTHGPSFPPFKVPDEDASLIPLDMDHDCVAQTWYRFLHMLSNPVDLSNPAIVSTTPKFQEQFLNSSGLPHEVVLHPCLKQLPQIFFRAMRGISCLVDAFLGVSVEKRDVRERVFSFCPVLLSHGISRPRADSAPPTPVNRMSMSPPPSIANTTPPHSRKQRHTVVNKTTSKSSTGSGSQPTKASQQQQQQQQQQQTSSSPTLLSSPNQSSWETRPLPAPARPKVNSILNLFGQWLFDAALVHCKLHSGLSRDPSMTASFIQILLSYKSSVATQVGMDLRRKGSQMSTESMVSNPMFDANEFPESYEAGRAEACGTLCRIFCSKKTGEEILPVYLSRFYMILIQGLQISDFICRPVLASIILNSSSLFCTDLKGINVVVPYFIAALETIVPDRELSKFKMYVNPTDLRRASINILLAILPLPHHFGNIKSEVLLEGKFNEEDGWPHDQPVSFLSLRLRLVNVLIGALQTETDPTNTQLILGAMLNIVQDSALLESIGAQTETGSIDGSHATARSQSHSRTNSGISFTSGGSTEATSPDSERPAQALLRDYDTAAGLLVRSIHLVTQRLNSQWRQDMSISLAALELLAGLAKVKVGVDSADRKRAVSSICGYIVYQCSRPAPLQSRDLHSMIVAAFQFLCVWLTEHPDMLDEKDCLVEVLEIVELGISGSKSRQELEVRHKGEKEHNPASMRVKDAAEAALSCIMQVLGAFPSPSGTSSTCSLLNEDTLIRYARLGATGASNFRYFVLDNSVILAMLEQPLGNEQNPSPSVTVLIRGTAGRHAWTMQLFHQPRGARANQRVFVPEGRPTPNNGVGIKYNVKQRPFPEEVDKIPLVKADVSIPDLDDIVSKELELQHDRLRILMTKQIEYENALERHSEEIWKCKPYPDPRTDCKPPSPSREFQTARLFLSHFGFLSLEALKEPNNSRLPPHLIALESSLPGFFDDVSYLDLLPCRPFDTVFIFYVRAGQKSSPEILKNVESSSSVQPHFLEFVLSLGWPVDVGRHPGWTGHLDTSWSLNSYSDSNEINQTEVPATPEDTGGSMFNGEKKVLYYADALTEIAFVVPSLTENSEESSVHSDSTVEADTNADAVPAPHKQPNLTLELFPNHSENLESAKKLSPLVKTKRSSTGKSFPPLGPETKVFVVWVERFDDIENFPLSDLLAETSTGLEASMTNSTSCRSGLLEKDVPLIFIQPLKTGLFRIRLHGAMGKFGMVIPLVDGMVVSRRALGFLVRQTVINVCRRKRLESDLYNPPHVRRKQKITEMVQRYRNKQLEPEFYTSLFHEVGEGKPHL
- the LOC120829788 gene encoding ral GTPase-activating protein subunit beta isoform X22, with translation MYSEWRSLQLVVQSDQGHLSVLNTYPTSVGTEVANAVVKPLGTAVSPVATENILKTDKEVKWTMEVLCYGLTLPLEGDTVKLCVDVYTDWMMALVSPRDSMPQPVVKEPNMYVQTILKHLYNVFVPRPEQHSLNHIRLCQQVLSAVQKLARESVSMVRETWEVLLLFLLRINDTLLAPPTVGVGVAEKLAEKLVAVLFEVWLLACARCFPTPPYWKTSREMLANWRHHPPVVEQWSRVACALTSRLLRCTHGPSFPPFKVPDEDASLIPLDMDHDCVAQTWYRFLHMLSNPVDLSNPAIVSTTPKFQEQFLNSSGLPHEVVLHPCLKQLPQIFFRAMRGISCLVDAFLGISRPRADSAPPTPVNRMSMSPPPSIANTTPPHSRKQRHTVVNKTTSKSSTGSGSQPTKASQQQQQQQQQQQTSSSPTLLSSPNQSSWETRPLPAPARPKVNSILNLFGQWLFDAALVHCKLHSGLSRDPSMTAVATQVGMDLRRKGSQMSTESMVSNPMFDANEFPESYEAGRAEACGTLCRIFCSKKTGEEILPVYLSRFYMILIQGLQISDFICRPVLASIILNSSSLFCTDLKGINVVVPYFIAALETIVPDRELSKFKMYVNPTDLRRASINILLAILPLPHHFGNIKSEVLLEGKFNEEDGWPHDQPVSFLSLRLRLVNVLIGALQTETDPTNTQLILGAMLNIVQDSALLESIGAQTETGSIDGSHATARSQSHSRTNSGISFTSGGSTEATSPDSERPAQALLRDYALPDTAAGLLVRSIHLVTQRLNSQWRQDMSISLAALELLAGLAKVKVGVDSADRKRAVSSICGYIVYQCSRPAPLQSRDLHSMIVAAFQFLCVWLTEHPDMLDEKDCLVEVLEIVELGISGSKSRQELEVRHKGEKEHNPASMRVKDAAEAALSCIMQVLGAFPSPSGTSSTCSLLNEDTLIRYARLGATGASNFRYFVLDNSVILAMLEQPLGNEQNPSPSVTVLIRGTAGRHAWTMQLFHQPRGARANQRQVFVPEGRPTPNNGVGIKYNVKQRPFPEEVDKIPLVKADVSIPDLDDIVSKELELQHDRLRILMTKQIEYENALERHSEEIWKCKPYPDPRTDCKPPSPSREFQTARLFLSHFGFLSLEALKEPNNSRLPPHLIALESSLPGFFDDVSYLDLLPCRPFDTVFIFYVRAGQKSSPEILKNVESSSSVQPHFLEFVLSLGWPVDVGRHPGWTGHLDTSWSLNSYSDSNEINQTEVPATPEDTGGSMFNGEKKVLYYADALTEIAFVVPSLTENSEESSVHSDSTVEADTNADAVPAPHKQPNLTLELFPNHSENLESAKKLSPLVKTKRSSTGKSFPPLGPETKVFVVWVERFDDIENFPLSDLLAETSTGLEASMTNSTSCRSGLLEKDVPLIFIQPLKTGLFRIRLHGAMGKFGMVIPLVDGMVVSRRALGFLVRQTVINVCRRKRLESDLYNPPHVRRKQKITEMVQRYRNKQLEPEFYTSLFHEVGEGKPHL